The Gammaproteobacteria bacterium genome window below encodes:
- a CDS encoding VirB8/TrbF family protein, with product MKRTRMNGDEGAGREYAEIWGEAVQANRKLRTILIFLSASIVLGVFVLLRIAGAEPPKPIVVRVDEVGRAEALAYEAATAQADPLDPTTKYFLNRFVHDFHSRRRATVQEQWTRSLRFLSTDLANAAFQRDGAEVAATAAGTAGTEIEVEQVVLRIHPAPAPPHGATADFDLVHLRGEQELRRERWSLTLRFEFLDSIPNELVVHNPMGLLVTYMRADRALVSGGEER from the coding sequence ATGAAGAGAACGCGAATGAATGGAGATGAAGGCGCGGGCCGCGAGTACGCGGAGATCTGGGGCGAGGCCGTGCAGGCGAACCGGAAGCTCAGGACGATCCTGATCTTCCTCTCGGCAAGCATCGTGCTCGGCGTCTTCGTCCTGCTTCGCATCGCGGGCGCGGAGCCGCCCAAGCCCATCGTGGTCCGGGTCGACGAGGTGGGCCGGGCCGAGGCGCTGGCCTACGAGGCCGCGACCGCGCAGGCCGATCCGCTCGATCCGACAACAAAATACTTCCTGAACCGGTTCGTCCACGACTTCCACTCGCGCCGCCGCGCGACGGTCCAGGAGCAATGGACGCGGAGCCTCCGGTTCCTGAGCACGGACCTCGCGAACGCCGCCTTCCAGAGGGACGGCGCCGAGGTGGCGGCCACGGCGGCCGGAACCGCCGGGACCGAAATCGAAGTCGAACAGGTCGTGCTCCGCATCCATCCCGCGCCCGCGCCGCCGCACGGCGCGACGGCCGACTTCGACCTCGTGCATCTGAGGGGCGAGCAGGAACTGCGGCGCGAGCGCTGGTCGCTCACGCTCCGGTTCGAGTTCCTCGACTCGATCCCGAACGAACTCGTCGTCCACAACCCGATGGGGCTCCTCGTCACCTACATGCGGGCCGACCGGGCGCTCGTCAGCGGCGGGGAGGAGCGATGA